A region from the uncultured Macellibacteroides sp. genome encodes:
- a CDS encoding 4-hydroxy-3-methylbut-2-en-1-yl diphosphate synthase, translating into MNYFNYNRRQSSVVQIGNKQLGGNNPILIQSMANVSTLDTNACVEQAIRIIDAGADYVRFTAQGVREAENLGVIRQELTKRGYTHPLVADIHFNPRAADAAAQVVEKVRINPGNYVDSKVFNIRDYSEEEYNSGIEKIRERFIPFLNLCKQHNTAIRLGINHGSLSDRIMSRYGDTPEGMVASCLEYLKICREEDFQHVAISIKASNTVVMVQTVRLLVKTMDAEGMSYPLHLGVTEAGDGEDGRIKSAVGIGTLLHDGIGDTIRVSLSEEPEAEVPVARKLVDYIQERAGANRVEGSISPEYNNVKPARRISRDVCGIGKGGIPVVISDRSYGLNFEFNQEAKPDYVYVGTEDPDNLPDNMQLLVDAHVWKPRANVFPYFIASDAKELKNYDSPLKFIRLTYADLNDQILEVLKSDKAVVVILSTHHANGLGAQRAFMHKLLSSGCDVPVILHREYHETDIESLQIKAAADMGAMILDGFCDGIFLNNTKGDALATDNCMFCILQATRARISKTEYISCPGCGRTLYNLQTTIARVKKATSHLKGLKIGIMGCIVNGPGEMADADYGYVGAGVGRISLYKGKECVQRNIPENEAVERLVELIKENGDWKN; encoded by the coding sequence ATGAATTACTTCAATTATAATCGCCGGCAATCGTCGGTTGTTCAGATTGGCAACAAACAGTTGGGGGGGAACAATCCTATCCTTATTCAGTCAATGGCAAATGTATCGACTCTTGATACAAACGCGTGCGTGGAACAAGCTATTCGTATCATTGATGCCGGAGCCGACTACGTGCGTTTCACTGCTCAAGGAGTTCGTGAGGCCGAGAATCTTGGGGTAATCCGACAGGAGCTAACAAAGCGAGGTTATACACATCCGCTTGTTGCTGATATTCATTTTAACCCCAGAGCAGCAGATGCTGCAGCCCAAGTGGTTGAAAAGGTTCGAATCAATCCGGGAAATTATGTAGACAGCAAGGTGTTTAATATCCGCGATTATTCGGAAGAAGAGTACAACTCAGGAATTGAAAAAATACGGGAACGCTTCATTCCGTTCCTGAATTTATGCAAGCAACACAATACAGCGATCCGCCTTGGAATTAACCATGGATCTCTATCCGATCGTATCATGAGTAGATATGGAGATACGCCCGAGGGAATGGTGGCTTCATGCCTGGAATACCTAAAGATATGCCGGGAAGAGGATTTTCAGCATGTTGCAATATCAATCAAAGCATCCAACACGGTAGTGATGGTGCAAACTGTACGCTTACTGGTAAAGACTATGGACGCTGAAGGAATGTCATACCCACTACACCTAGGCGTAACAGAGGCCGGAGACGGCGAAGATGGTCGGATAAAATCAGCTGTTGGCATCGGCACACTGCTTCACGATGGTATTGGTGATACAATACGGGTATCTTTAAGCGAAGAGCCCGAAGCAGAAGTGCCCGTAGCCCGAAAGCTGGTGGATTATATCCAGGAACGTGCCGGAGCAAATCGGGTAGAAGGATCAATTTCACCGGAATATAACAATGTAAAACCTGCCAGACGAATCAGTCGTGATGTATGTGGAATTGGCAAGGGAGGTATTCCTGTTGTAATTTCGGATAGAAGTTATGGACTTAACTTTGAATTCAATCAGGAAGCAAAACCCGATTATGTATATGTGGGTACGGAAGATCCGGACAATCTGCCTGACAATATGCAATTGCTTGTTGATGCGCATGTATGGAAACCGCGCGCCAATGTGTTCCCCTATTTTATAGCCTCGGATGCTAAAGAGTTAAAAAATTACGACTCTCCTCTTAAGTTTATCAGACTTACCTATGCTGATCTTAATGATCAAATACTGGAAGTACTTAAGAGTGATAAGGCAGTCGTAGTTATACTAAGTACCCATCATGCCAATGGTTTGGGTGCACAACGTGCCTTCATGCATAAACTTCTTTCGTCAGGTTGTGATGTTCCTGTTATTTTACACCGCGAATACCACGAAACAGATATTGAGTCTCTTCAGATAAAAGCCGCCGCCGATATGGGGGCAATGATTTTGGATGGTTTCTGCGATGGCATTTTTCTTAACAACACGAAAGGAGATGCATTGGCTACAGACAACTGCATGTTCTGCATATTGCAGGCTACACGTGCCAGAATCAGTAAAACGGAATATATTTCGTGTCCGGGATGCGGACGTACGCTATACAATCTTCAAACAACGATTGCAAGGGTTAAGAAAGCTACCTCTCATCTTAAAGGGCTAAAAATAGGTATTATGGGCTGCATCGTAAATGGTCCCGGTGAAATGGCTGATGCAGATTACGGATACGTGGGTGCGGGCGTGGGTCGCATCAGTTTATACAAGGGAAAAGAATGCGTTCAAAGAAATATTCCTGAAAATGAAGCGGTAGAACGCCTGGTTGAGTTAATAAAAGAGAACGGGGATTGGAAGAACTGA
- the dut gene encoding dUTP diphosphatase — translation MKIEIVNKSHHPLPGYATPLSAGMDIRANLSESVVLNPLERKLIPTGLYIALPEGYEAQMRPRSGLAIKHGITLLNTPGTIDADYRGEIGVILVNLSSEPFTINDGERICQMVIAAHAHISWEPVEVLDETERGAGGFGHTGKH, via the coding sequence ATGAAAATAGAAATAGTAAACAAGTCGCATCATCCTCTGCCGGGATATGCGACTCCTCTTTCGGCCGGAATGGACATTCGGGCGAACCTTTCCGAATCAGTGGTTTTAAACCCATTGGAGCGTAAACTTATACCCACCGGTTTATATATTGCTCTTCCTGAGGGATACGAAGCCCAAATGAGACCGCGCAGCGGATTAGCTATAAAGCACGGAATCACCTTGTTGAATACCCCAGGAACCATTGATGCCGACTATCGTGGTGAGATTGGCGTAATTCTGGTAAATCTTTCATCCGAACCTTTCACTATTAATGATGGTGAACGTATCTGCCAGATGGTAATCGCAGCTCACGCCCATATTTCATGGGAACCGGTAGAGGTGTTAGATGAGACTGAACGGGGAGCCGGAGGTTTTGGTCATACAGGCAAGCACTAA
- a CDS encoding tetratricopeptide repeat protein, protein MLKQIISSGLLLLVLAGGSPILADNTKKGAPSKPVQQDNAQQRKLDYFFYEGVKLKNAGKFDAAFDLFSHCLEIDSTASPVLYELSSFYVEMNKPEKAVGLLQRAVNYAPDNFTYRMALASVSRGLGMFSDASAEYQTLIDKFPDKTDLNYYLAESLTQEGEISKAIEAYDALENSVGMNEAISIQKYKLYNTLNEPEKAMKEIQKLADKYPMEARYQIVMGDLYLEKNDTDKALLCYNKAHEIDPSNPYYIVSMANYYEIVGDKEAAETQIRSALVNNDLDVDTKVNILSRYVVRLQQNKQDIEGANTLFKTLLEQHPEETELKLMYGSLLAMQDKTEEARFQFQLVTEMEPDNAGAWQQLLNLSLKADNMEEVKRICLKCQELFPNAPEYYFYLGIAHYQLKEYDKALETYQAGIRIIDKENTSQLSDFYGQIGDIYYQQKNLTKAYEAYEEALKYNDKNIVVLNNYSYFLTLDKKDLKKAERMSAQCIKLQPDNSTYLDTYAWVFFTQGNYTLAKIYIENAISKDSTNSSELADHYGDILYMNGEKEKALEQWKKAKELGKQSETLDRKIAEQIYIEEVIK, encoded by the coding sequence ATGTTGAAACAAATCATATCTTCCGGATTATTACTTTTGGTTTTGGCAGGAGGTTCTCCGATTCTGGCAGACAATACGAAGAAGGGAGCACCCTCTAAACCTGTTCAGCAAGACAATGCACAGCAACGTAAGTTAGATTACTTCTTCTACGAGGGAGTAAAGCTAAAGAATGCAGGTAAATTCGACGCTGCATTCGATTTGTTTTCGCACTGTCTGGAGATTGACTCTACCGCTTCGCCTGTTCTTTATGAACTTTCTTCTTTTTACGTTGAGATGAACAAGCCCGAAAAGGCTGTAGGTTTATTGCAGCGTGCCGTAAACTATGCTCCGGATAATTTCACTTATCGCATGGCTCTTGCCTCGGTTAGCAGAGGGCTCGGTATGTTTTCGGATGCAAGCGCCGAATATCAGACTCTCATTGATAAATTTCCGGATAAAACAGACCTGAATTATTACTTGGCTGAATCGCTTACCCAAGAGGGAGAAATCAGCAAAGCTATTGAAGCATATGATGCCCTTGAAAATAGTGTGGGGATGAATGAAGCCATATCTATTCAGAAATACAAACTGTATAATACCCTGAACGAGCCTGAAAAGGCAATGAAAGAAATTCAAAAGCTTGCAGATAAATATCCTATGGAAGCCCGCTATCAGATTGTGATGGGCGATCTTTATCTTGAGAAAAACGATACGGACAAGGCGCTGCTTTGTTATAACAAAGCCCATGAAATAGACCCGTCCAATCCTTACTACATCGTTTCGATGGCTAATTACTATGAAATTGTTGGAGATAAAGAGGCTGCAGAAACCCAAATCCGAAGCGCATTGGTCAACAACGACCTGGATGTGGATACGAAAGTAAATATTCTTTCCCGCTATGTTGTTCGTCTGCAACAGAACAAACAAGACATCGAAGGAGCAAATACACTTTTCAAAACTTTACTGGAACAGCATCCGGAGGAAACCGAGTTAAAACTCATGTACGGGAGTCTGCTTGCTATGCAGGATAAAACAGAAGAGGCCCGCTTTCAGTTTCAACTGGTAACAGAAATGGAACCCGATAATGCCGGAGCCTGGCAGCAGCTGCTTAATTTATCATTGAAAGCCGATAATATGGAAGAGGTAAAGAGAATCTGCTTAAAATGTCAGGAGCTTTTTCCAAATGCTCCCGAATATTACTTTTATCTGGGTATTGCACACTACCAGCTGAAGGAATATGATAAAGCACTGGAAACCTATCAGGCCGGCATCCGGATCATTGATAAAGAAAACACGTCTCAATTATCTGATTTTTACGGTCAGATTGGTGACATCTATTACCAGCAAAAGAATTTAACGAAGGCATATGAAGCCTACGAAGAGGCGCTAAAATACAATGATAAAAATATTGTTGTACTTAACAACTATAGCTACTTCCTTACACTGGATAAAAAAGATTTGAAAAAGGCTGAACGAATGAGTGCGCAATGCATCAAGCTGCAGCCGGACAACAGTACTTACCTCGATACCTATGCGTGGGTATTCTTTACACAGGGTAATTATACGCTTGCCAAGATTTATATTGAGAATGCCATAAGCAAGGACTCGACCAACAGTTCCGAACTGGCCGATCATTACGGAGATATTCTTTACATGAACGGAGAGAAGGAAAAAGCCTTGGAACAATGGAAAAAGGCAAAAGAATTAGGAAAGCAAAGTGAAACCCTTGACCGCAAGATTGCAGAACAAATTTATATTGAAGAGGTTATTAAATGA
- a CDS encoding peptidoglycan DD-metalloendopeptidase family protein, protein MRYGWIIVFLVSGLVAFGQNSSKVKQLENQRKKALEEIEMTNQLLNETKKTARSSLNRLNLISNQILSRKKVISILNQEIGGIDTQINKMRREVNRLEQELKVKQKNYGKSAKGMYKRRKSQDKLLFILSADNFAQSLRRMRYLREFADWQKRQAAEIVVKQREIEEKRSKLEKTRKDKQVLLGSRENENQKLQTEESSQKTEVQQLNKKQRDLQAQLKKKKQQADALNQQIEKQIAIEIARAEEEARIARQKAERERAEKARLAREVREIRKKQAAASGKKIVEEKEEPEPEPEPIRAERVAEVKGGYAMTREEKKLSDNFAGNKGRLPFPVTGRHTIVGTFGEQQHQDLKYVRTNNSGIDIQTSPGADARAVFNGEVTRVFVVPGYNNSVIVRHGNYLTVYSNLSQVYVKAGDRVSTRQSIGKIFTDTEDGNATILSFQLWKEKTKLNPATWLD, encoded by the coding sequence ATGAGATACGGTTGGATTATAGTCTTTTTAGTTTCTGGATTGGTGGCATTCGGGCAGAACTCTTCCAAGGTAAAACAGTTGGAAAATCAGCGTAAAAAGGCGTTGGAGGAAATCGAAATGACGAACCAGCTTCTGAATGAAACAAAGAAAACAGCCCGTAGCTCATTAAACCGGCTGAATTTAATTTCAAACCAAATTCTTTCACGTAAGAAGGTAATCAGCATTTTGAATCAGGAAATCGGAGGGATCGACACGCAGATAAACAAGATGCGCCGTGAGGTTAACAGGCTTGAACAGGAATTAAAGGTAAAGCAGAAGAACTACGGAAAGTCAGCCAAAGGCATGTACAAGCGCCGCAAATCACAAGATAAGCTTCTCTTTATTTTATCGGCCGACAATTTTGCTCAGTCTCTTCGCCGGATGCGTTATCTCAGAGAGTTTGCCGACTGGCAGAAGCGTCAGGCAGCCGAAATTGTGGTTAAGCAAAGAGAAATTGAAGAGAAACGGAGTAAGCTGGAGAAAACACGTAAGGACAAGCAAGTATTGCTAGGATCACGTGAGAACGAAAACCAGAAACTTCAGACAGAAGAATCAAGCCAGAAAACCGAAGTTCAGCAATTAAACAAGAAGCAGCGTGACCTTCAGGCACAGCTTAAGAAAAAGAAACAACAAGCCGATGCCCTTAATCAGCAAATTGAAAAACAGATAGCCATCGAAATTGCCCGCGCTGAAGAAGAAGCACGTATCGCACGACAAAAAGCGGAGCGCGAACGGGCAGAGAAAGCTCGTCTGGCAAGGGAAGTAAGAGAGATAAGAAAGAAACAAGCAGCTGCCTCTGGCAAGAAAATAGTGGAAGAAAAAGAAGAGCCGGAACCGGAACCAGAACCCATACGTGCAGAACGTGTTGCAGAAGTAAAGGGCGGTTATGCCATGACCCGCGAAGAGAAAAAACTGTCAGACAACTTTGCCGGGAATAAGGGTCGTCTGCCATTTCCTGTAACAGGCAGACATACCATAGTTGGTACTTTTGGGGAGCAGCAGCATCAGGATTTAAAATATGTGCGGACCAACAATAGCGGGATCGACATCCAGACTTCTCCGGGAGCAGATGCGCGCGCTGTATTTAACGGCGAAGTAACCCGTGTATTTGTAGTACCGGGATACAACAATTCTGTTATTGTCAGACATGGTAATTACCTGACCGTTTACAGCAACCTAAGCCAGGTATACGTAAAAGCGGGCGACAGAGTATCGACACGCCAGTCCATTGGCAAAATATTTACGGATACGGAAGACGGGAACGCAACGATACTCTCTTTCCAGCTATGGAAGGAGAAAACCAAGCTTAATCCGGCTACCTGGCTGGATTAA
- a CDS encoding DUF4292 domain-containing protein → MKRNKHYIFLIIISSLFIFSGCKSTRKLISGKNIELKAKDAYLVSMQQNAFQFQTLSARMNVDLDIPGKSLSSRVDMKMQKDSAFQLSVQPFLGIEVFRMEFSRDSVKIMDRMNKRYVTESYDGLKGETPVDFNYYNLQALFTNRLFLPGKQSISSDEFTQFFFTENDGLAEIRTKDETGLRYTFTADKEEKLVATLIADSSGDHSLQWDYNDFQITNSQPFPMYMKALIVSDGQQKGSLALHFSKVEPDVPVRMDFTIPSKYTRITYAQIIKALSNLNK, encoded by the coding sequence ATGAAACGGAATAAACACTATATCTTTTTGATCATCATTAGTTCGCTGTTTATTTTTAGCGGATGTAAGTCAACAAGAAAATTAATATCGGGTAAAAATATCGAACTAAAAGCAAAAGATGCTTATTTGGTTTCGATGCAGCAAAATGCATTTCAGTTTCAGACATTATCAGCCCGGATGAATGTAGACCTGGACATACCAGGAAAGAGTCTGAGTTCTCGTGTTGACATGAAAATGCAGAAAGACAGCGCCTTTCAGTTGTCTGTTCAGCCGTTTCTGGGCATTGAAGTATTCCGCATGGAGTTCAGCCGCGACAGTGTGAAGATTATGGACCGTATGAACAAGCGCTATGTAACGGAAAGTTACGATGGACTAAAAGGAGAAACACCTGTAGACTTTAACTACTACAATCTTCAGGCTTTATTTACCAACAGACTTTTCTTACCTGGCAAACAAAGTATTTCATCCGATGAATTCACTCAGTTCTTCTTTACAGAGAACGATGGATTAGCAGAAATAAGAACGAAAGATGAAACAGGCCTTCGCTACACCTTTACAGCCGATAAAGAAGAAAAATTAGTGGCAACCCTTATTGCCGATTCTTCAGGAGATCATTCATTGCAATGGGACTACAATGATTTTCAGATTACTAACTCACAGCCTTTCCCGATGTATATGAAAGCGTTGATCGTTTCTGATGGCCAGCAGAAAGGGAGTTTAGCGCTTCACTTTTCGAAAGTTGAACCCGATGTTCCCGTTAGAATGGATTTTACTATTCCATCTAAATACACGCGTATAACCTATGCGCAAATTATAAAAGCATTAAGTAACTTGAACAAATGA